agatttaacaggtccctgaggccagctggaggctcagcgtggggaagtccgagtgtgacaactccagggggccagtcagaggggccccctgctctttttcatgcattttacctccaggaccgtatcctgttctcagagtgaagatcataggaaaactcctcatggttcctgccaggaaaggaaaaaatagctctattgaaatacacccagaacattctcttccattgtggggggttgtgtttttttttttttttttatgagaaattattttaccagagcctaacctacctgggggaagggaaataccttctgtgtcacccaaattggggtgggggaaagagacacacttgtggaggtcacagctcagggcacaggctcaatgagaactaatcacaggactacagatgccctgctctgtcccgctcccccaacaccttacctccatgtcagtagggcccctgtgtaataacaggaataaaattaaaagaagtaaatgtctcaggagtgtctagggaaaacccaaaggcagcggggagatgaaaacaaggacacacgggtggctttagcctctcgcacgaatagctgtagcaaactacacacagcccagccccagtagataaacagaaaacctcacagaagaaactatttattttggttctcttagccagtgcattccatggtgcatcctcgcctagaattgagtggaagcaagtccatctcagaagggacatacctgaagagaaatggctttccagactctgaagggcagagaaagcaccagcctgggttagagaaaggtgaggggtggggtagggggtgggctgccttcttccccaaataaggaaccttcctgaggccagcacagtgggagggagggccatagggtggaagcagccagacttcttcctgagaagtgataggatgcctccaagggaccattcaggtgcccaaactgtgtcctgatggtgggagccagtcggtctgcctcagagcccaggactgaggtgggagCACAGCAGGCCGGTCTTTCTTGGCCGGAtcaatttcacttctccgaaaccctgtgtaaaacatgaagcgtggacgacctggtgagcacagctctgccctcaagaccggtttcaactcctctcttcccagagaacagcatctctgagcccgtcctgggtgacctcacagagatcaccctagtggcccaggctagtgaccgggaacatgtaccttcctgcagccaaccccagacgtccactgatgcatcatatactggcaaagatgtgagttcctgtgcattggtctaacagcagagactctgccacaggcccaagaggtggtgtgtgggacaagcaggggtgcaggagtgtacgcagtgcaaaggtgtaagtggtggcaggggtgcaggggctgtggagggtgcaggcagttcaggggatgcgggggtgcaggcagtgcggaagggcagagagtggcaggggtgcagaggtacagggagtgtaggggtgcaggaaGGTGCTCAGGCACATGGCCAGGgtcagaaggcaagtgcacatcctcgcagtcagcctgaccccgggagattagtgcaatggtctggggtggcggagggggcggcggcggcggcggcggcggcggtgggtgggaggctgcccgggcaagccggtcgatttcttctcttccctgcagcctggcctgggggggcgttggccgccggagattcgccagatgttggactccaggtaagcttgctcctgggtggtggggcggttaggtcagggggcggtggcagcggcaagggggcggagcggggctgcccctggcgaactgttggaatagctgccttctcccggctgccgggcctgggagcggcctctgctgccccaggtcgctgcacacacctgtcccactcagcaagctgagtggggagtggaggcggtgTCGTTAAGGTGCAGGGCCCACGGGGATAGGGGGGCTGCCGCACAGAAGCCTGTCAATTCGCTccgctctcccccgcggcggagccaggggcggcttctgctgctgtagaggcgggacgccggtctccaggtgagcttggtcctgggaggcggcggcggcggcggcggcggcggctggggttggggtccgttccagggagctgctccatttcttctctcccccgcggcctggcctgggggcgacctctgccgccagAGATTTGCCTGAGTTCtgactccaggtgagcttgctcctgggagatgggtgcggtgcagtcagggggctgggaaggtggtggctgcggggatagggaggctgccccgggggagcttgaggattagctcccatgtctgtgccgcgtggcctgcaggcggcctctgctgcgccaggtcccgggacaaccctttcccactttgcctgctgggggcgggaggcagggtagtcagggtgcacgggtggcgggggtcgggggcctgcagcgggggagcgggcacatttgctcccatcttccccgcggcttgtcctgggggaggtgtctcttgccctgggttaagagacacgtgtatcctagtcagcctggccccaggaggcgggcgtgttacgttgggggtggtggcagcagcggcaggttttcccatggagccggtccatttgctcccatttctccccattttttgccctgggggcggtccctgttgtccctagttcgccggacgtccatctccaggtcagcctgctccctagaggcggccACCGTTAGGTCAGGGCTCAGGAGCGGTGGCTGctgtgggggtagggggctgccttggggagctggtggattggctcccgtctccccgatggcctggtgtgggagtggcctctcctgcctcagatcaccagacacacctgtcccatttagcctgctgggggaggggcgccc
This is a stretch of genomic DNA from Camelus dromedarius isolate mCamDro1 unplaced genomic scaffold, mCamDro1.pat HAP1_SCAFFOLD_197, whole genome shotgun sequence. It encodes these proteins:
- the LOC135320580 gene encoding uncharacterized protein LOC135320580 isoform X7 codes for the protein MEPRWGWESAVCTAGGLVFLWASLCLNSCSTLGACFLICKTGMMLTIPQPVHSMVHPRLELSGSKSISEGTYLKRNGFPDSEGQRKHQPGLEKENSISEPVLGDLTEITLVAQASDREHVPSCSQPQTSTDASYTGKDPGLGGRWPPEIRQMLDSSLTTGSGQDVLRGRRQPPRQRRRGLSLASRSICSHLNICCPSFAGRPSPVYPSPGR
- the LOC135320580 gene encoding uncharacterized protein LOC135320580 isoform X4: MSVTSLSLPHLLLQIEQDPGGSTKPVPSAILCVMSCDPVDAQHPPAEETDCLRYMKGEDTYYPHGAQVGLGVCCLYSRWARVSLGIPVPEFLQYTRCLFPNLQNWNDVNHPAVHSMVHPRLELSGSKSISEGTYLKRNGFPDSEGQRKHQPGLEKENSISEPVLGDLTEITLVAQASDREHVPSCSQPQTSTDASYTGKDPGLGGRWPPEIRQMLDSRGGFCCCRGGTPVSR
- the LOC135320580 gene encoding uncharacterized protein LOC135320580 isoform X8 — protein: MEPRWGWESAVCTAGGLVFLWASLCLNSCSTLGVHSMVHPRLELSGSKSISEGTYLKRNGFPDSEGQRKHQPGLEKENSISEPVLGDLTEITLVAQASDREHVPSCSQPQTSTDASYTGKDPGLGGRWPPEIRQMLDSSLTTGSGQDVLRGRRQPPRQRRRGLSLASRSICSHLNICCPSFAGRPSPVYPSPGR